The genomic region GTTCTTCCTCCCTAAGGGCCCGGTTTTTTCGGTCTCCACGTTCATCCGGTTTATGGCCTCCTTCCATTCTGGTTCATTTCCCCATTCCGGAAATTAATTTTGGCATTCGGTATAGGATTATTTTCCGGCACAACGCTCCAAAACCACTCGCACATCCTGCCATCCGTACGCAACTGCTGGCAGCCTTGCTCCCCCTACCAGCACCAGTTTCTCTGCGATCTGCTTTCCGCCCAACTTCTCATAGAATTGTCGTGCGGGGTTGCGGGTAAAAACCCAGGCAATCATTGAGAACATTTGTTCTTGAAGAAGTTTTTGGATCGCCTCGCAGATTAATCGACTTCCAATTCCTCTGCGATGGTATTCTGGCAGCAGATAAATGGCGTACAGCTCGGCTTGAAAATCCTGATTCGCTCCGCGATAAGCCCCTGCGGATGCGAATCCAACGATCTGATGCTCCTGGATCGCGACAAATACATGAATATTTCCACTTGGAGCCAGCCAGGAATCCCAATCCTTTTCGCGCTGCTGATGAGAAAGAGTTTCCAGATGAGCTTGGGGTACAAGCCCTGCATAAGTGCTTCGCCAGCAATCCACATGGACGTGTGCAATGCCGGCGGCATCGGTCCGTTGGGCCGGACGAATGTCCATGTTGCCTTATCATAACCAAAAACCAACGAGTTGTCAGCTCGAAACCGCGGAGTTCTCATCCAAGGGCCTAAAAACCCTGAGCAAACGCCCTTTTCGCGAAAACTAAAAGTTTTTGACGCGAAACCTGAAAAATTTTCTTTGCGCTTAGGCCTTCAGCCAGTTAATTTCACTCCGGTTTGTCCGATGGTGTAACGGTAGCACAAGGCCCTTTGGAGGCCTTTGTCATGGTTCGAATCCATGTCGGACAGCCATTTTTCCCAACCTAGCTCCTTGCTAACACCGCACATTTGAGCCATTAAGTCTCTTTCTCTCACTTCGAGAAGTGCCGTTGTAATTAGAATTGCAAGCAGGCGGAATAATTGTGACCTTTTCAATATAACGATAATCAGATTGCTTTTGTTTGGGTTTGTTGACGGAACGAATGTAAAATAATAGCAGTGAGCCAGGAAAATAAAAATTTGGATTATCCGGATCAGCATCACCTTCGGGCTGCGATCGGTTGGCTGGAGCTGGGAAATCCTACTGAAGCAAACGAGGAGTTGGACCAAATTTCTCCCTCCCTTCGTTCTGATCCTGACGTGTTGGAATTGCGTTGGGCCATCCTTGCCAGCGCCAAAAAGTGGGAAGCCTGCCTGGAAACAGGGAATGTTCTGGTTCAACTCGCTCCCGACCGCCCTACTGCCTGGAAACACCGTTCAGTCGCCCTCCACTTCCTCAAACGAACGCAGGAGGCTTACGAGCAGATGTCACCTGCGATTGACAAGTTTCCCCAGGATTGGGTTATCCGATATGATTTTGCCTGCTATTGTGCTCAACTCGGCAAGTTGGAGGAGGCACGGGCACAATTGCAGAAGGCATCAGAATTGGGAGACGCCGGGAAGGTAAAATCAATGGCTCTGGAAGATCCCGATCTTGAACCGTTATGGGCGGAGATCAGGGCACCGAAAAAGAATCTCGGTCAGGATTGAGTTCGAGTTACCAAACAGGACCCAGTTGCTCGAAGTTTTGCAAGTTTCATGCGATTGGAGCTGTACGAATTCCAAACACGCGAATCTACGCCATACTCTTGGAAAATTTGCCCTGCCGAAATTAATCCTCTGAGAAAAGGTATTCCAAATCCGTCTTGGTTAAGCTGCGGGCAAATCCTTCCTCACCCAAAACATCGGCGATGGTCTGGGCCTTGCTCTGCTGCAATTCCCAAATCTTTTCTTCCACCGTTCCCGGAGCAATCAAGCGATAGGCATTGACGGTATTAACCTGGCCGATTCGGTGCGAACGGTCGATTGCTTGCGCCTCAACCGCAGGATTCCACCAGGGATCATACAGCACCACGTAGCTGGCGTTGGTAAGATTCAGCCCCGTTCCTGCTGCTCGCAGACTCAGAAGGAAAACCGCAGCATTGGGATCGCTCTGGAAGGCAGCAACCACTTCCTGACGCTGTTTGGTCTGGCCGGTGAGTAAATGTGTCCGGATTTGACGCTGCTGGCACTCGGCTTCGAGAATCTTCAATACCTGCACAAACTGGCTGAACACCAGGACTTTTTGTCCATCCGTCAGGAGCGGGTCGAGTAACTCAAAAAGCGTTTCGGTCTTGCCGGATTGTGCGTCGTTGCCGACCAATTGTGGATGACAGCAAATCTGCCGCAAGCGCGTTAAAGCAGCCAATACATGAATCTTGCTCTGGCTAAGTCCCTTCTCGGCCACAGTCTGAAATACCTGCTCGCGACTGCGCCGCAATTCGGCCAGATAAAGTTTCCGCTGATCGTCGCCCAACTGGCAATCCCGACGCTGCTCAATGCGCTCTGGCAGATCCTTGGCGACGCGATGTTTCAAGCGGCGCAGCATCAAGGGGCGCAACTTCGCCGAGAGCCGTCGCCGGGCGATGCGCTGGGCATTTTCCGCATCTTCTCCACGGGGTTCGTACGTCTGCGCAAAGTGCTCCTGGTTTCCCAAATATCCGGGCTGCACGAAATCAACAATGCTCCAGAGATCCAGCAGGCGATTTTCCAAAGGCGTTCCGGTGAGGGCCAGTGTGTGGTCTCCACGCAACTGTTTCACCGATTGGGTCACCTGCGCCGTGGGGTTCTTGATAAATTGAGCTTCATCGAGAATCACTGCGCCGAACGCAAACTTCTGCAACGCTTCCAGGTCGCGCCGCAGCAAGGCGTAATTGGTTACAATTAAATCGTGCTGTGGAATCTGCTTGCGAAGGTTGTGTCTGGCAGCCCCACTCTCCAGAACCAATACTTTCAAATGCGGCGTGAACCGCTCAGCTTCGCGACGCCAGTTATGCAACACCGAGGCCGGACAGATTACCAATGAAGGCTTGGGGTTCTTGCTATTGCGTTCCCGCAGCCAGGCGATCCAGGTAAGTGTCTGCAGGGTTTTGCCCAATCCCATATCGTCAGCCAGAATCCCGCCGAGCTTAATTTGGGTGAGATGGCAAAGGAAATCAAAGCCCTCCTTCTGATAGGGGCGTAAATCGGCCTTTACCGAATCTGGAACATCTGTCGAAGGCGTTCCTTTGAATTCTTTCAGCCGTTCTTTGAGTGCATTTGCCTGTGGCGTGTCGCCAAACCGTTCCAACCCTGTTTCGTCCAGATGTGCAGCCTGCTCAATCCCAATGCGATGCGGCACAGGAATTAATCCGTCCACCCCCAAATCGGCCATGGCTTCATGGGCCGACTGTACGGCTTTCGAATCGAGTTCGACCCAGCCTGAATCCGGCAACTTGACGAAGCGGCCGGTCGCGGTTTGCAATCGCTCCAAATCGGCGGGTGTGAGCTTCATGCCTTCCTGTTCCCATTCCGCAGAAACGGCGAGCCAATCAATCCCGCTGCCTTTGACCACCACGCGCGGACGCAATTGACGGGGCTGGAGGAAGAGCCGATGAAACGACGGATTGCCAAGATATTCGGCATTGACCGGGCGATCCGGCCAGGCAACTGCCAGAGTGTTTAAAAAGTTTTCATTGGCATCTCCCACCCACAACCCGGGTTCTGGTGTGAACCAATCGAGTTGCCGAAGCCACTGGGTCACAGGCTCCAAACGCGGGTCGTCCAGGATTTCCGGCTTGTCGTTTGCGGACTTTCTAGGCTCGTTGGGTTGCCATTCATGCCCGTTCCAAATCCAGACACTGTGATCGCGATCGCTGCACGCTAGCAACCGCAGGCGCACGGTATCATCCAGCAGTTCAAAGACAAATTGCGGCATTGCCGGGTGCGCCACGCAAAGCTGTTCCCAATCCACTCCGGGAACGGAACGGGTTTTGCGCAACTGTTTCAACAGGCGATGACTTAGCTTGCGAACCGGCAATGAAGGCTTCTTGGCCCAATGCTCCAGCAGCAATGGAGGTGGGGCATTTCGCAGCAGATAAAAAGTGTTTGCGAGAAATGCGAGCGGCGGTCTTCCGGAAAAGAATTTAACCTCCGCCAGAGGATGCACTTCTCCACCAGGCAACGTCAGCCGATGGGTGAAGGAGAGTTCTGTCTCTTCATTTTCCAGGTGCGGGGTCAACTCTGCCACCTGCCCATGAAATTTCAGCGGACCATCTCCCTCGGCTGATTCCAACCGCATTCCGTGCCCCCAACGCGCCAGCCAATGCAATAATTCCTGATCCGTTAATATCAGCGTGGCGTCACCATCCTGGCGTTCAAATGGCGTTTGCGCCAGCCATTGAATGAACTCCCAGTCAGCCGGCAAAAATAATTCCTGTTCGTGCGCAGCTCGTGTCGTGAGTTCGATTAACTCTGCCAATGTCTTTTGCTTTTCCCCGGTGCGTATGCGGTAGAGATGGAATTGCACTCCCAACCGGTATCGGCTGGGTTGGTCGACATCGGGCTGCGTGCGGCAAATCACGCGCAAGGCAGCTCTCGGAGAATCAAGGTGCGTGGGTGTGGGCGGGAACAACCAGTTCTCCAATTGCTGAACCAATTTCTGCTCCTGCTCATGTTCTTCGACTTCCGCGAAATGATCCAGGTTGGCATTGGAAACCAATTCAGTCGGCAGCGGGCGATGCGCGCGGAGGAAAAGAAACGCCAGTTGTTCCAGCCGCGCCTTCCCCGTTGCGGCCATCAGGCGTGGCCACCAGTCCTCCCCGGCAAAGTCTTTGCGGGAGAGGGAAAGTTTCTCGAAATAATCCTCCAGCAACAGCCAGGCGCGCTGGGAGTCCGAGCAGGTGGAGAATTGGGTCAAAATGTCGGTACGCCCGGCGACGGCTGCTTTTGAATCAGCCAATTCCCGCCGGAGATCCGCGAGCGCACCATACGTCTTTGAGAGGACCGTATGATGTGCGTCGTATTTAGTTGTACTGGGGGAACGAACTCCGTTCCCGTTTCTTAACGAAACTTTTGCCATCTGATTAGTTGCCTGTGGGCAACGGTCTATCATGACGTCATAAAGACCCCCTTGTGGTCAATGAGAAAGCGATGAATTTCTACTACAAAACAAAAATTTATAGCTTGTCTTGTGAGCGCTCATCCGTACTTAACCCGAGTTTCTTCTCGATTTCCCGCACTCTGCGAAGCAGTGCCGGTAGCTGGTGAACGGCCACCATCTGGCGTTTTCCCTGGCGATCCGGTTGCGCGGGAGAGCCGATCCACTTCTCTCCGTCCTTGATGTCATGCATGACCCCGGCTTGTGCCGCCACGGTTACACGGTTGCCGATTTTCAAATGTCCCGCAATTCCCACCTGACCACCTAAAATAACGTAGTTACCCAGTTTGCAGCTACCTGCCACGCCGACCTGTGCCACTAACAAGCTGTGTTCACCAATGGAGACGTTGTGAGCAATCTGAACCAGGTTATCAATCTTCGTCCCCTTCCCGATCACGGTTGGCCCTAATGCCCCACGATCCACAGTCACATTGGCTCCGATTTCGACATCGTCACCAATGATCACATTCCCAATTTGCGGCACTTTGCGGTGGGCGCCTTCGTCAAACACGTATCCGAATCCATCTGAACCTATGACCGTGCCAGAATGTATGCGCACCCGACTGCCAATTTGAGTGCGTGAATAAATGGTTACATTTGGAAAAAAATTATTATCTTCACCCAGTTGTGAAGCTGCTCCCACATGATTGCCTCCTTGAAGCACAGTGCGCGCCCCAATCCTCACTCCCTCACCAATTACGCAATACGGCCCGATATGCGCCGTGGCATCCACCTGGGCACTGGGAGCCACAATGGCGGTGGAATGAATCCCCGCAGCAAAGGTTGGCTCAGGAAAAAAGAGCGGCAGAACCTTCGCGAAAGCAACTCTCGCATTCACCACGCGGATGATGGTCTTCAGCTTGGAACTGAAGTCGCCGGAAACGAGAATGGCAGAGGCAGCGCTGGTTTCCGCCCGCGCGAAATAAGTATCATTCTCCGCAAATGTCAGATCACCGGGTTGCGCACGATCCGCCGGGGCAAACCCCTTCAAAACAATGGAAGCATCGCCGCGAACTTCCCCTTGAAGGTGTTTGGCAATTTCAGCAGCAGTAAAAGACATAATAAAATAATTGATCAACAACCCGCTGGACGTCACACCTCATGGTGCGAACCAATCCCGTTGCTCTGGACCATCGCAAAATTCTTCCTAAAGCAGATTGACAGCGCCACTTTTTGCTGGCGGACCCCGGCGCCTCGCAAGAAGTCATCCGTTGACTTGAAAACGCTTGCCACTATATAAACTCCGCATCGTCTAATTCAACACCAACTTTACTTTTATGGCTAATACATTACGGGTCGGCATGATCGGGTATCGGTTTATGGGGAAAGCTCACTCCAACGCCTGGCGTCAGGCACCGCATTTCTTCCCCCTTAAAGCGAACGTGGAGCTGCACACCATTTGTGGCCGTGATGCCGCCAACGTAGAAGCAGCCCGCAAGCAATTCGGCTGGCAAAACGCCTCGACCGACTGGCGCGCTGTGGTTAATTCTCCGGATATCGACATCATTGACATCAACACCCCCAATGATTCCCACGCCGAAATTGCCATCGCGGCTGCCAAAGCCGGCAAACACATTCTCTGCGAAAAACCCCTTGCTCTCAACGTAAAGCAATGCGACGAAATGGTCGCTGCCGTGAAGAAGGCAAAAGTGGTGAACATGGTGTGCCATAACTATCGCCGCATTCCCGCAATCGCCCAGGCCAAAAAAATGATCGAGGAAGGCACCCTGGGAGAAATCTACCATTACCATGCGCGTTACGCGCAAGACTGGATTGTTAACCCCGACTTCCCACTGGTCTGGCGCCTGCAAAAAGGCGTGAGCGGCTCCGGCACTCACGGCGATATCAATGCTCATATCATCGATCTCGGCCGTTACCTCGTCGGCGAATTTAAGGAGGTTTGTGGTCTCATGCACACCTTCATCAAGGAACGCCCCCTTATGGACGCCGGCGGCAAAGGCCAGGGCCTCGCTGCCAATTCGGGAAAGAAAATGGGCAAGGTCACGGTCGATGATACAGCCCTGTTCATCGGCCGCTTCAAGAACGGCGCCGTCGCCAACCTCGAAGCCACCCGCTTCGCGCTCGGACGCAAAAATCACATCGAGATCGAAATCAACGGTTCCAAAGGTTCTCTCCACTTCGATTTCGAAGACATGAACCGCCTCAAGTTCTTCGACAACACGAATCCTGCCGATCGCATGGGTTTCCGCGACATCCTCGTCACCCAAGGCGGAGGCGTTCATCCGTACGTTGGCCAATGGTGGCCTCCTGGTCACATCATCGGTTATGAACACACCTTTGTACATACCATCGCCGATTTCATTAACGCTTGCGTTGAAGGCAAATCCGTCCAACCCACCTTCGAAGACGGTCTCAAAAATGAACGCGTGCTCGAAGCTGTCGAAGAGTCCGCCAAAAAACGGCAATGGGTGAAGGTATAGTCCCCGCTACCAGAGACTTAACATTGAAGCCGCCCACCGAGGGCGGCTTTTCTGTTTACACGCTCTATTTTCCTTTTGTTAAAGGTGGCTTTCTGGCATGGATTGTCAGCTGAGATGGACTCTCAAAAGCAAAAGCGTCAATTCTGGATCGTTTGCCTGGTTTTGGCACTGGGCTCTTTCATTATTTATTTTCAGCTCTTGCACAATGGCTTCATAAATTACGACGATCCCGACTATG from Pedosphaera parvula Ellin514 harbors:
- a CDS encoding GNAT family N-acetyltransferase; the encoded protein is MDIRPAQRTDAAGIAHVHVDCWRSTYAGLVPQAHLETLSHQQREKDWDSWLAPSGNIHVFVAIQEHQIVGFASAGAYRGANQDFQAELYAIYLLPEYHRRGIGSRLICEAIQKLLQEQMFSMIAWVFTRNPARQFYEKLGGKQIAEKLVLVGGARLPAVAYGWQDVRVVLERCAGK
- a CDS encoding tetratricopeptide repeat protein produces the protein MDYPDQHHLRAAIGWLELGNPTEANEELDQISPSLRSDPDVLELRWAILASAKKWEACLETGNVLVQLAPDRPTAWKHRSVALHFLKRTQEAYEQMSPAIDKFPQDWVIRYDFACYCAQLGKLEEARAQLQKASELGDAGKVKSMALEDPDLEPLWAEIRAPKKNLGQD
- a CDS encoding DEAD/DEAH box helicase, which produces MAKVSLRNGNGVRSPSTTKYDAHHTVLSKTYGALADLRRELADSKAAVAGRTDILTQFSTCSDSQRAWLLLEDYFEKLSLSRKDFAGEDWWPRLMAATGKARLEQLAFLFLRAHRPLPTELVSNANLDHFAEVEEHEQEQKLVQQLENWLFPPTPTHLDSPRAALRVICRTQPDVDQPSRYRLGVQFHLYRIRTGEKQKTLAELIELTTRAAHEQELFLPADWEFIQWLAQTPFERQDGDATLILTDQELLHWLARWGHGMRLESAEGDGPLKFHGQVAELTPHLENEETELSFTHRLTLPGGEVHPLAEVKFFSGRPPLAFLANTFYLLRNAPPPLLLEHWAKKPSLPVRKLSHRLLKQLRKTRSVPGVDWEQLCVAHPAMPQFVFELLDDTVRLRLLACSDRDHSVWIWNGHEWQPNEPRKSANDKPEILDDPRLEPVTQWLRQLDWFTPEPGLWVGDANENFLNTLAVAWPDRPVNAEYLGNPSFHRLFLQPRQLRPRVVVKGSGIDWLAVSAEWEQEGMKLTPADLERLQTATGRFVKLPDSGWVELDSKAVQSAHEAMADLGVDGLIPVPHRIGIEQAAHLDETGLERFGDTPQANALKERLKEFKGTPSTDVPDSVKADLRPYQKEGFDFLCHLTQIKLGGILADDMGLGKTLQTLTWIAWLRERNSKNPKPSLVICPASVLHNWRREAERFTPHLKVLVLESGAARHNLRKQIPQHDLIVTNYALLRRDLEALQKFAFGAVILDEAQFIKNPTAQVTQSVKQLRGDHTLALTGTPLENRLLDLWSIVDFVQPGYLGNQEHFAQTYEPRGEDAENAQRIARRRLSAKLRPLMLRRLKHRVAKDLPERIEQRRDCQLGDDQRKLYLAELRRSREQVFQTVAEKGLSQSKIHVLAALTRLRQICCHPQLVGNDAQSGKTETLFELLDPLLTDGQKVLVFSQFVQVLKILEAECQQRQIRTHLLTGQTKQRQEVVAAFQSDPNAAVFLLSLRAAGTGLNLTNASYVVLYDPWWNPAVEAQAIDRSHRIGQVNTVNAYRLIAPGTVEEKIWELQQSKAQTIADVLGEEGFARSLTKTDLEYLFSED
- the lpxD gene encoding UDP-3-O-(3-hydroxymyristoyl)glucosamine N-acyltransferase, whose protein sequence is MSFTAAEIAKHLQGEVRGDASIVLKGFAPADRAQPGDLTFAENDTYFARAETSAASAILVSGDFSSKLKTIIRVVNARVAFAKVLPLFFPEPTFAAGIHSTAIVAPSAQVDATAHIGPYCVIGEGVRIGARTVLQGGNHVGAASQLGEDNNFFPNVTIYSRTQIGSRVRIHSGTVIGSDGFGYVFDEGAHRKVPQIGNVIIGDDVEIGANVTVDRGALGPTVIGKGTKIDNLVQIAHNVSIGEHSLLVAQVGVAGSCKLGNYVILGGQVGIAGHLKIGNRVTVAAQAGVMHDIKDGEKWIGSPAQPDRQGKRQMVAVHQLPALLRRVREIEKKLGLSTDERSQDKL
- a CDS encoding Gfo/Idh/MocA family protein translates to MANTLRVGMIGYRFMGKAHSNAWRQAPHFFPLKANVELHTICGRDAANVEAARKQFGWQNASTDWRAVVNSPDIDIIDINTPNDSHAEIAIAAAKAGKHILCEKPLALNVKQCDEMVAAVKKAKVVNMVCHNYRRIPAIAQAKKMIEEGTLGEIYHYHARYAQDWIVNPDFPLVWRLQKGVSGSGTHGDINAHIIDLGRYLVGEFKEVCGLMHTFIKERPLMDAGGKGQGLAANSGKKMGKVTVDDTALFIGRFKNGAVANLEATRFALGRKNHIEIEINGSKGSLHFDFEDMNRLKFFDNTNPADRMGFRDILVTQGGGVHPYVGQWWPPGHIIGYEHTFVHTIADFINACVEGKSVQPTFEDGLKNERVLEAVEESAKKRQWVKV